The following are encoded in a window of Clostridiales bacterium genomic DNA:
- a CDS encoding nucleotide sugar dehydrogenase, which yields MISDKKVCIFGQGYVGLPLSLSFSLRGYRVIGVDVNKKLVNDLNAGITYHTEKFSGMGIRDILKREIDEKKYTATCDAKEAVSESKNIIVTVGIPVVDGKYIIDYVKDACTVIARNMKKGTLIIIRSTVIPGTTEELLLPLLERESGMKAGCDFYLAYSSERIAEGNAFDEFENMPTLVGGINDVSAERASELLRAICKAEIYKASCIKVVETSKVFENVQRDVNIAMVQEFARFAESLGIDIFETIRLANTHKRVNLLTPGPGVGGYCIPNAYYYLEPKAEQLGVSLDILRLCRKKNEGLQKFISDKVENLLSKVGKKISTSKIAILGIAMKDYSNDDRISPPIDIIKILQDRGAHVAAYDPAVPTQYEFKSDTQDGALKDADAVLILARQKGIDLDNIKHMAELMNKKPVCLDTKSAIKKEEAEKYGFLYWKI from the coding sequence ATTATATCAGATAAAAAAGTATGTATTTTTGGCCAGGGTTATGTGGGCTTACCTTTATCTCTAAGTTTTTCCTTGAGAGGATACCGGGTAATCGGCGTAGACGTAAACAAAAAACTCGTGAACGATTTAAATGCAGGTATCACATACCATACCGAAAAGTTTTCAGGTATGGGTATTCGTGATATATTGAAAAGGGAAATTGATGAAAAGAAATATACAGCCACATGTGATGCAAAAGAGGCCGTGAGCGAAAGCAAGAACATAATCGTCACGGTAGGTATACCCGTTGTTGACGGAAAGTATATTATCGATTATGTAAAAGATGCATGTACCGTAATTGCAAGGAATATGAAAAAGGGAACTTTGATAATCATAAGAAGCACGGTCATTCCGGGAACTACTGAAGAATTGCTGCTGCCTCTTCTTGAGAGGGAATCCGGCATGAAGGCAGGATGTGACTTTTATCTTGCATATTCATCTGAAAGAATAGCAGAGGGCAATGCATTTGATGAATTTGAGAATATGCCGACTCTTGTCGGCGGCATAAATGATGTCAGCGCTGAAAGGGCCTCTGAGCTTTTAAGAGCGATATGCAAGGCTGAAATATACAAAGCCTCCTGTATAAAGGTTGTTGAAACGTCGAAGGTATTTGAAAACGTCCAGAGGGATGTAAATATTGCCATGGTGCAGGAATTTGCAAGATTTGCAGAATCCCTTGGCATAGATATTTTCGAAACCATAAGGCTTGCAAACACCCACAAAAGAGTAAATCTGCTTACGCCCGGTCCGGGGGTTGGCGGATATTGCATTCCGAATGCATATTATTACCTGGAGCCTAAGGCGGAACAATTAGGCGTAAGCCTTGATATATTGAGGCTTTGCAGAAAGAAAAATGAAGGATTGCAGAAGTTTATTTCGGATAAGGTGGAAAATTTGCTGAGCAAGGTTGGAAAGAAGATTTCCACATCGAAAATTGCCATCCTTGGAATTGCAATGAAGGATTACTCGAATGATGACAGGATAAGTCCCCCTATAGATATAATAAAGATACTTCAAGATAGGGGTGCACATGTTGCAGCGTATGATCCTGCTGTGCCTACGCAGTACGAATTTAAATCAGATACCCAGGATGGGGCTTTAAAGGATGCAGATGCCGTATTAATACTTGCAAGGCAGAAGGGAATAGATCTGGATAATATTAAACATATGGCTGAATTGATGAATAAAAAGCCTGTTTGTCTTGATACCAAGTCGGCTATAAAAAAGGAAGAAGCCGAAAAGTATGGCTTTTTGTACTGGAAAATATGA
- a CDS encoding WecB/TagA/CpsF family glycosyltransferase, with the protein MAEVLGFKIIDCGIDEYIKRLLNDIENGGKKIIVSGNPEVLYNALHNDTLKSLCMQSDIIPDGIGVLIAGRITGQRFKQKIAGISIIEEILKRSRMNNIKIYLLGAEQWVVERAAEFCREKYNAIIAGFNNGFFDIDSCEHIIDEINKSGADVLLVAMGCPKQELFISKYKDQLECKILMGVGGSFDVISGKVKRAPNWMVNTGLEWLYRVLKEPFRIKRLASIPKFLFMVIKRGKKNG; encoded by the coding sequence ATGGCGGAAGTTTTAGGCTTTAAAATAATCGATTGCGGTATCGATGAATACATTAAAAGGCTGTTAAATGATATTGAAAATGGAGGAAAAAAGATAATCGTTTCAGGCAATCCTGAAGTGCTGTACAATGCTTTGCATAATGATACGTTAAAATCCCTTTGCATGCAGTCTGATATAATACCCGACGGCATAGGCGTTTTAATTGCGGGTAGAATTACAGGCCAGCGTTTCAAGCAGAAGATTGCGGGGATCAGCATAATCGAGGAGATATTGAAACGCTCCCGTATGAATAATATAAAGATATATTTGCTTGGAGCAGAACAGTGGGTGGTCGAAAGGGCTGCGGAGTTTTGCAGAGAAAAATATAATGCGATAATCGCAGGCTTCAATAACGGTTTTTTTGATATTGATAGTTGCGAGCACATAATCGATGAAATAAACAAAAGCGGCGCTGATGTATTACTTGTCGCGATGGGCTGCCCTAAACAGGAATTGTTTATATCAAAATACAAGGACCAGCTTGAATGTAAAATACTGATGGGTGTCGGGGGCAGCTTTGATGTTATTTCCGGCAAAGTGAAAAGAGCGCCAAACTGGATGGTGAATACAGGATTGGAATGGCTGTACAGGGTTTTGAAAGAGCCTTTTAGAATAAAAAGGCTTGCCAGCATTCCAAAATTTTTATTTATGGTGATAAAAAGAGGAAAAAAGAACGGCTAA
- a CDS encoding glycosyltransferase, with protein MKVMHIISGGDSGGAKTHLFNLCKGSSGMFENIVGCINKGKLFDEANRNGFDTLLFSQSGRADFNVAKDIKRAIDENDIDIVDFHGARPNFIYSIVRNKINIPAVTTVHSDFRYDFLNNKLKYIAFTPINILSLKKFGNYICVSDKIKDLLEHKGFEGCKYVVRNGIDTNVKIEKSRDEIRRDYGISDNAFVYTMVARFHPVKNHMGFLMAAEKIIREFKDINIMLIGSGAMENELKKKARQLNIADKVIFTGQQDNPIDYINAGDVNVLTSFSETFPIVILEGAVAGKSAICSNVGDIEEILNEDTGFIIDPLSVENIYIQMKKAYVGREKLKYMGRNLHDIVVSDYSLNAFCRRYYDCYKNILSGG; from the coding sequence ATGAAAGTAATGCATATAATTTCAGGCGGCGACAGCGGCGGGGCTAAAACCCACCTTTTTAATCTGTGCAAGGGTTCGTCCGGTATGTTTGAAAATATAGTAGGCTGTATAAACAAGGGAAAGCTGTTCGATGAAGCGAATAGAAACGGCTTTGATACGCTGCTTTTTAGTCAGTCCGGCAGGGCGGACTTTAATGTGGCTAAGGATATAAAAAGGGCGATTGATGAAAACGACATCGATATTGTGGATTTTCATGGAGCCAGGCCCAACTTTATCTACTCCATCGTTAGAAATAAGATAAACATACCGGCTGTTACAACCGTACACAGCGATTTTAGATATGATTTTTTGAACAACAAGTTAAAGTATATCGCTTTTACTCCTATCAATATATTATCGCTTAAAAAATTCGGCAATTATATTTGTGTATCAGATAAAATCAAGGATTTACTGGAACATAAGGGTTTTGAGGGATGCAAATATGTTGTAAGAAACGGTATAGATACAAATGTTAAAATAGAGAAAAGCAGGGATGAAATACGCCGGGATTATGGCATATCCGATAATGCTTTCGTATATACAATGGTGGCAAGATTTCACCCGGTAAAAAACCATATGGGTTTTTTGATGGCCGCAGAGAAGATAATCAGGGAGTTTAAAGATATAAACATAATGCTGATAGGTTCGGGAGCTATGGAAAATGAGCTTAAAAAAAAGGCACGCCAGTTGAATATCGCCGATAAAGTAATATTCACCGGACAGCAGGATAATCCCATAGATTACATAAATGCAGGGGATGTAAATGTACTTACATCTTTTAGTGAAACTTTTCCCATTGTGATACTGGAAGGAGCAGTTGCAGGTAAAAGTGCCATATGCTCTAATGTAGGCGATATAGAAGAAATATTGAATGAGGATACTGGATTTATTATAGATCCTTTATCGGTTGAAAATATATATATCCAAATGAAAAAGGCGTATGTCGGCAGAGAAAAGCTTAAATATATGGGACGGAATCTCCATGATATTGTTGTATCCGATTATAGTTTGAATGCTTTTTGCAGGCGATATTACGATTGCTATAAAAATATTTTATCAGGTGGTTGA
- a CDS encoding GNAT family N-acetyltransferase: MRRGEYTVLREAGMEDAEIMTSWQNDKEIMDYLHFVYPVSKGQQEDYITNVKCSKNDALFMVENEENVPIGLCKLKDINWINGTAGIEIVICAKNCWGRGYGYDALKTLTEYALMQLNLCTLYANITEKNEKAVKCFQKAGYKIEGVLYNRTFAHGEMKNVISMSISKKMQTDGE; encoded by the coding sequence ATGCGAAGAGGAGAATATACAGTCTTAAGGGAAGCCGGCATGGAAGATGCGGAAATAATGACGTCCTGGCAAAATGATAAGGAGATCATGGATTATTTGCATTTTGTATATCCTGTCTCCAAAGGGCAGCAGGAGGATTACATAACCAACGTAAAATGTAGCAAAAATGATGCTCTGTTTATGGTTGAAAATGAAGAAAATGTGCCGATCGGATTGTGCAAACTCAAGGATATAAACTGGATAAACGGTACAGCCGGGATCGAAATAGTTATCTGTGCAAAAAATTGCTGGGGCAGGGGTTACGGGTATGATGCTCTAAAGACATTGACGGAATATGCCCTTATGCAGCTTAATTTATGCACGCTTTATGCGAATATAACTGAGAAAAATGAAAAGGCCGTAAAATGTTTCCAAAAGGCCGGCTACAAAATAGAAGGAGTGCTGTATAATAGAACATTTGCACATGGAGAAATGAAAAATGTCATTTCGATGAGCATTTCAAAAAAGATGCAAACCGACGGGGAATAA
- a CDS encoding GNAT family protein → MVDGVKVLLRAVENEDSPQIRRLYDNFEEAANTGTDFSGIHKKGIYDSMNFVICQKETKKVIGICALKNVDLINKSCLCSILMDFDEDFDNENRIETMRLLMKFAFEELNLNRIGLWVFDYDKRSIKNFKKCGMKVEGIMREGVYNEGRYHDMYFMGILKSEYGKIVKGEGEECEEENIQS, encoded by the coding sequence ATGGTTGATGGTGTGAAAGTGCTTCTGCGTGCTGTAGAAAATGAAGATTCACCTCAAATTAGGAGGCTTTATGATAATTTTGAAGAAGCTGCAAATACCGGAACGGATTTTTCAGGGATACATAAAAAGGGTATTTACGATTCGATGAATTTTGTCATATGCCAGAAGGAAACAAAGAAAGTAATAGGTATTTGTGCCCTTAAAAACGTAGATCTCATCAATAAGAGCTGTTTGTGCTCGATTTTAATGGATTTCGATGAAGATTTTGACAACGAAAACAGGATCGAAACAATGCGGCTTCTTATGAAATTTGCTTTTGAAGAATTAAATTTGAACAGAATAGGTTTATGGGTGTTTGATTACGACAAAAGATCCATCAAGAATTTTAAAAAGTGCGGTATGAAGGTCGAGGGAATAATGAGAGAAGGAGTATACAACGAAGGAAGATACCATGACATGTATTTTATGGGGATATTGAAAAGCGAATATGGCAAGATTGTAAAAGGAGAGGGTGAAGAATGCGAAGAGGAGAATATACAGTCTTAA
- a CDS encoding endonuclease MutS2, whose amino-acid sequence MNKRTLRVLEYDKIINKLSEMALSEMGREIARNLTPSSNLNEVKLMQQETDEAVRIIFKNGAYPLEGLHDIRESLKKAQIGSMLNMGEILKIADHLRCARRVKSFKNKIKDDKDNYPLLDDLISGITTNKPLEDEIYRCIISEDEISDRATVSLYNIRKQIREKNNAIRDKLNSIIRSSENSKALQEHIITVRGDRFVVPVKSEYKGSFAGLVHDQSASGSTLFIEPMAVVDMNNDINELKSKEKAEIERILSDFTLKISQNIDSINVNNDILSELDFIFAKAKLSFEFNCIPPTINDKGFLNIKNARHPLIPKETVVPNNISLGKGFNVLVITGPNTGGKTVTLKTAGLITLMAMSGLQIPADDGSSVSVYDQVFADIGDEQSIEQSLSTFSSHMTNIVGIINEATGRSLCLFDELGAGTDPTEGASLAMSILDELHGRGCKVIATTHYSELKVFALQREGIENASVEFDVETLMPTYRLSIGVPGKSNAFEISRRLGLREDIIEKARKFVPKESLNFEDLISNLQHNRIVSEHEREEAERLRAQTEKIHEEYVMRKQKLDKARENVINEAKQEARKLIKQAKEEADEIIQEIRQASKMDNELERDRQFNDAKRRINEKLSGLETSAVNQLTDNSMLKPVKSVKIGDTVYIANLNKTAAVLTLPDSKGDLTVQAGIMKIDVNISNLFSKNKGSEVKEDHMIKVITSTKNRTVSPSIDLRGQTLDEAIINVDKYLDDAYLSHLDEVVIIHGKGTGVLRRGIMDMLKGHAHVKSYRPGKYGEGGTGVTVVEINR is encoded by the coding sequence TTGAATAAAAGGACCTTAAGGGTACTTGAATATGATAAAATAATAAATAAATTATCCGAAATGGCTTTATCGGAAATGGGAAGGGAAATTGCCAGGAATCTGACTCCCAGCAGCAATTTGAATGAAGTGAAATTAATGCAGCAGGAGACTGATGAGGCTGTTAGGATAATATTTAAAAATGGCGCATATCCCCTTGAAGGGCTTCATGATATAAGAGAGAGCCTGAAGAAGGCGCAGATAGGTTCAATGCTCAACATGGGGGAAATTTTAAAAATTGCCGATCATTTGAGATGTGCGCGCCGCGTCAAAAGTTTCAAGAATAAGATTAAAGATGATAAGGATAATTATCCTCTGCTTGACGACTTGATCTCAGGGATTACCACAAACAAGCCGCTGGAGGATGAGATATATAGATGCATTATAAGTGAAGATGAGATATCCGACAGGGCGACTGTATCCCTTTATAATATACGAAAACAGATACGTGAAAAGAATAATGCAATCAGGGATAAATTGAACAGCATAATAAGGTCATCGGAAAATTCAAAGGCATTGCAGGAACATATAATAACCGTAAGAGGCGACAGGTTTGTAGTTCCGGTAAAATCGGAGTATAAAGGGAGTTTTGCGGGTCTTGTGCACGACCAGTCTGCCAGCGGTTCCACCCTTTTTATAGAGCCCATGGCTGTTGTTGACATGAATAATGATATAAATGAGCTAAAGTCCAAGGAAAAGGCGGAAATCGAAAGGATACTTTCAGACTTTACGCTGAAAATCAGTCAGAATATCGACAGTATAAATGTGAATAACGATATACTTTCAGAGCTGGATTTTATTTTTGCGAAGGCTAAATTATCATTTGAGTTTAACTGCATTCCGCCGACCATAAATGACAAAGGATTTTTAAATATAAAAAATGCACGGCATCCGTTAATCCCGAAGGAAACTGTGGTGCCTAACAATATATCGCTGGGAAAGGGTTTTAATGTACTTGTAATCACCGGACCAAATACCGGAGGCAAGACCGTTACATTAAAGACTGCCGGGCTTATTACTCTTATGGCAATGTCCGGCCTTCAGATACCTGCAGACGACGGGTCATCGGTATCCGTATATGATCAGGTTTTTGCAGATATAGGCGATGAACAGAGCATAGAACAAAGCCTTTCAACATTTTCGTCCCATATGACCAATATAGTAGGCATAATAAACGAGGCCACAGGCAGATCGCTGTGCCTGTTTGATGAGCTTGGAGCCGGAACGGATCCGACCGAAGGGGCATCCCTTGCCATGTCCATACTGGATGAGCTGCATGGGAGGGGCTGTAAGGTTATTGCGACAACTCATTATAGCGAGCTTAAGGTATTTGCTCTTCAAAGGGAGGGCATAGAAAACGCTTCCGTGGAGTTTGATGTTGAAACCCTAATGCCGACATACAGGCTTTCAATAGGTGTTCCCGGCAAGTCCAATGCTTTCGAGATATCGAGAAGGCTTGGACTTAGAGAAGATATAATCGAGAAAGCAAGGAAATTTGTTCCCAAGGAAAGCTTGAATTTCGAAGATCTAATCTCAAACCTGCAACATAACAGAATAGTATCCGAACATGAGAGGGAAGAAGCTGAGAGGCTTAGAGCGCAGACTGAAAAAATACACGAAGAATACGTGATGAGAAAGCAAAAATTAGATAAAGCCAGGGAGAATGTCATAAATGAAGCAAAACAGGAAGCAAGAAAGCTTATAAAGCAAGCAAAAGAAGAAGCGGATGAAATTATACAGGAAATAAGACAGGCTTCAAAAATGGATAACGAGCTGGAAAGAGACAGGCAGTTTAACGATGCCAAAAGAAGGATCAATGAAAAGTTAAGCGGATTGGAAACATCTGCTGTTAATCAACTTACGGATAATAGTATGCTTAAACCGGTAAAAAGCGTGAAGATAGGTGATACGGTATATATAGCCAACTTAAATAAAACTGCCGCTGTTTTGACATTACCTGATAGCAAGGGCGATTTGACAGTACAGGCCGGTATAATGAAGATAGATGTGAACATCTCGAATTTATTCAGCAAGAATAAGGGTAGTGAAGTAAAGGAAGATCATATGATAAAAGTAATAACTTCAACCAAAAACAGGACTGTTTCTCCATCTATCGATCTAAGGGGTCAGACTCTTGATGAAGCGATAATAAATGTGGATAAATACCTGGATGATGCCTATCTGTCACATCTCGATGAAGTTGTGATAATTCACGGGAAAGGCACCGGAGTATTAAGACGTGGAATAATGGATATGCTGAAGGGTCATGCTCATGTAAAATCATACAGGCCGGGTAAATATGGCGAAGGTGGAACGGGCGTAACAGTTGTTGAGATAAACAGATAA